The genomic segment TCGCTGCCGATACCGGCGGGATCCCCCATCGTCACGGCGACGACTGAGCGGTCAGTCTCGGGCATCGTCAGTCTCTATGAAGTTCAGATAGTTAACGATACTCCTCGGCGAGCCGAATCCACCCGCTTTCGTGACGACCCGCGCCCCCGCGGCGGATCCGTCGACGACGTACCCCTCGGGGATTCCGTCACCGACCGCCCCGCCGGTGAGATCGATCGCGGTCGCGGACAGGGAATCGAGCACGGCGCGGGCGACCGAGCCGCCGGTGAGGAACAACCCTGCGAGGGTCGTTCTCTCGCCCGTCTCCGCAGCGGCGACCGCGAGCGCGGTCGCGATACGATCTCCCGTATCGACGTCGTCGCCCAGTTCTGCTGCGGCCTCGTCGGCTCGTTCGACGTCCGTCGCATCCGTCGCACCGGTTACGACGGCCCGTCCGTCGGTCACTATCTGATCAGCAAGGGTGGTAGCCGCTCGTCGACCGGCGCGTTCCGGGTCGCGAACGGCCTCGGCCGGATCGATCCGGTGGACGAGATCGTCGGAGACGGCCGCGAGCTGCTCGAGCGTGCGATCGTTGACGCTCCCGACGACGGCGAGGGCGCCGCCGCCTCGTGGTTCCGGCGACCGGCGTGGTCCCGCTTCCCCGGGGACGGAAACGGCGCTCGCGAGCCCGCCGCTTCCGACGAACAGGACGGTCGCCTCGAGCGATTCGGCGCCGGCGGCGATCGCCTCGAGATGTCGGTCGTGGACCGCATCACAGG from the Natronococcus sp. AD-5 genome contains:
- a CDS encoding four-carbon acid sugar kinase family protein, producing the protein MANALVIADDYTGAMDTGYGFAAGGRSVRVLLRGPETGELERQATAAVDVLTIDANTRSVAPETAGATVSGLLADECPVVYKKIDSTLRGNVVAEVDAAIDAIGADLAVAVPAFPSTGRVTANGRHLVDGVPLAEAGYGSSTTDLAAYFDDSRYRVTSLGIEAVVEGAESVESALETRRGTEPAVVTCDAVHDRHLEAIAAGAESLEATVLFVGSGGLASAVSVPGEAGPRRSPEPRGGGALAVVGSVNDRTLEQLAAVSDDLVHRIDPAEAVRDPERAGRRAATTLADQIVTDGRAVVTGATDATDVERADEAAAELGDDVDTGDRIATALAVAAAETGERTTLAGLFLTGGSVARAVLDSLSATAIDLTGGAVGDGIPEGYVVDGSAAGARVVTKAGGFGSPRSIVNYLNFIETDDARD